In Oryza sativa Japonica Group chromosome 3, ASM3414082v1, one DNA window encodes the following:
- the LOC107278660 gene encoding EPIDERMAL PATTERNING FACTOR-like protein 2, whose translation MELLLLCSSSLLLLLLSSHGLPSTEGGELHHHQIKEPPPEVEQTGGKGWAAMSEALIGSRPPRCEGKCAPCGRCEAVQVPVAPRAGRLRAFFFSRAAAADDDDESSTNYKPLNWKCRCADTRRALDP comes from the exons ATGGAACTTCTGCTGCTTTGCTCCTCATCGCTGCTGCTCCTTCTGCTCTCCTCTCATGGCCTGCCGTCCACCGAAG gtggAGAGTTGCATCATCACCAGATCAAGGAGCCTCCTCCAGAG GTGGAGCAGACGGGCGGGAAGGGGTGGGCGGCGATGTCGGAGGCGCTGATCGGGTCGCGGCCGCCGCGGTGCGAGGGCAAGTGCGCGCCGTGCGGGCGGTGCGAGGCGGTGCAGGTGCCCGTggcgccgcgtgccggccgcctccgcgccttcttcttctccagagccgccgccgccgacgacgacgacgagagctcCACCAACTACAAGCCGTTGAACTGGAAGTGCAGGTGCGCAGACACCAGGAGGGCGCTGGATCCATGA